The following are encoded in a window of Lactobacillus acidophilus genomic DNA:
- a CDS encoding SH3-like domain-containing protein: protein MLKKLTVSLISLSLSSVFFVNQHPVLACSLQQYQTKIVANNNYGIYQSLTRKGPVRQMGVTGTFKYSHFQASSVKKIKHNTYWYVLINGHKAGWVNQSAFARNKISVAKRVSLVKNPYYDFNVKDAINYVTDSSGSVVDLDKVHVSQNTVSSAKAGIHNITYTYGKGKAHSLIRVRNDQYEGIVNANKKPQMGKSGVTWFKHFKTSGNWGKGSSYAPETKPHVLKNGNFKLKTVFYQPATLSQGDSKLGVVGPLPEGLAVSDGRMYATMYDRPTRTHAHIVSYQLNQIPNRYVMQKLPWLPWPEFARLSATIKVSPLIKLGHGQAISTSKKYIYVIANNHLLRNNPESEEIMQISKNDLQIKKIWTFKIWDQKSEYGRYVHNAVFLNDHKFIAVYHSSTMNRFEYWEVTRHGNSWYPKEIGATKGEFMRNNSPVQGIAYDKHKKQIYLAFNDYLFKLNRKGRVIENGHFNTGREFEGICVDNKTFYAELAQRPELLKQKLK, encoded by the coding sequence GTGTTAAAAAAGTTAACGGTATCGTTAATTTCCTTAAGTTTGTCATCAGTCTTTTTTGTGAATCAGCATCCTGTTTTAGCGTGCAGTTTACAACAATATCAAACTAAGATTGTTGCAAATAATAATTACGGGATATATCAATCATTAACTAGGAAAGGACCTGTTAGACAAATGGGAGTAACAGGTACCTTTAAATATAGTCATTTTCAAGCTAGCTCAGTTAAAAAAATTAAGCATAATACGTACTGGTATGTTTTAATTAATGGTCATAAAGCAGGGTGGGTTAATCAATCAGCTTTTGCTCGAAATAAAATATCAGTTGCTAAAAGAGTAAGTTTAGTTAAAAATCCGTATTACGATTTTAATGTGAAAGATGCGATTAATTACGTAACCGATTCTTCTGGTAGTGTGGTAGATCTAGATAAAGTTCATGTATCGCAAAATACAGTTTCATCTGCTAAAGCTGGGATACATAATATAACTTATACTTATGGTAAAGGAAAAGCTCATAGTTTAATTAGAGTTAGAAATGATCAATATGAAGGAATTGTTAATGCTAATAAGAAACCACAAATGGGCAAGAGTGGGGTAACTTGGTTTAAGCATTTTAAGACTTCAGGTAATTGGGGAAAAGGTTCAAGTTATGCTCCTGAAACTAAACCACATGTTTTAAAAAATGGAAACTTTAAGCTGAAAACGGTATTCTATCAGCCTGCTACGTTAAGTCAAGGTGATTCCAAATTAGGTGTAGTAGGACCATTACCGGAAGGGCTAGCTGTTTCTGATGGACGAATGTATGCAACAATGTATGATCGACCGACTCGCACACATGCGCACATTGTTAGTTATCAATTAAATCAAATTCCTAATCGTTATGTGATGCAAAAATTGCCGTGGCTTCCTTGGCCAGAATTTGCTCGACTTTCAGCTACAATTAAAGTTAGTCCACTAATAAAATTAGGGCATGGTCAAGCAATAAGTACAAGTAAGAAATATATCTATGTTATTGCAAATAATCACCTACTAAGAAATAATCCGGAATCTGAAGAAATTATGCAGATTAGCAAGAATGACTTACAAATTAAAAAAATCTGGACTTTTAAAATATGGGATCAAAAATCGGAGTATGGTCGTTATGTACATAATGCAGTTTTCTTAAATGATCATAAATTTATTGCTGTTTATCATAGTTCAACAATGAATCGTTTTGAGTACTGGGAAGTGACCCGTCATGGTAATAGTTGGTATCCTAAAGAAATAGGTGCTACTAAAGGTGAGTTTATGCGCAACAATTCTCCAGTTCAAGGAATAGCTTATGATAAACATAAAAAACAAATTTATTTAGCATTTAATGATTATTTATTTAAGTTGAATCGAAAAGGTCGCGTAATAGAAAATGGTCATTTTAATACTGGCCGTGAATTTGAAGGTATATGTGTAGATAATAAGACCTTCTATGCTGAATTGGCTCAGCGACCTGAATTGTTAAAACAAAAATTGAAATAA
- the brnQ gene encoding branched-chain amino acid transport system II carrier protein has product MNKSNSFRKTIIIASLIFGMLFGAGNLIFPVHLGQLAGKNWLSASSGFLISSSLLPLMALIAISITRSHGIFELAKPISKKYALVFLILIHATLGPLFATPRTATVPYTIGIAPLLPNNMNKIGLLIFSAIFFGIVFFLSATEAKVTDLIGKILNPIFLLLLFLIFFLAFLNPMGAAKDAPLTAAYTNNAFTNGFLEGYNTMDCLAALAFGITVITAIRNLGFKNEKEVAITTIKSGLFGILGIAIIYIGLIWLGATSLHDFKLSSNGGTALAQISHYYLGTVGDALIAALTTITCITTAMGLVVAFAQDFHKRFPKISYKTFLAINCLLSFIIANMGLDMIISWSTPVLMLLYPLAISLVILGILSPIFKNDPVVYKITTALTLIPALFDMINALPDVLRSTSIIQNILSYAQRYLPMFDLGFSWVTFSLGGLFIGIIIHFAKRASFTAVED; this is encoded by the coding sequence ATGAATAAATCTAATTCTTTTCGCAAAACTATAATTATTGCATCTTTAATATTCGGTATGCTTTTTGGAGCCGGTAACTTAATTTTCCCTGTTCACTTAGGGCAATTAGCCGGTAAAAATTGGCTTTCAGCGAGTAGTGGCTTCTTAATTTCTAGTAGTTTATTACCATTGATGGCACTTATTGCTATTAGTATCACCCGTTCTCACGGAATTTTTGAATTGGCTAAACCTATTAGTAAGAAATACGCCTTAGTTTTCCTAATCCTAATTCATGCTACCCTAGGACCATTGTTTGCAACGCCAAGAACAGCAACAGTTCCTTATACTATTGGTATAGCACCACTTTTACCAAATAATATGAATAAAATTGGTTTACTCATTTTTTCTGCCATTTTCTTTGGAATCGTATTTTTCCTTTCAGCAACCGAAGCAAAAGTAACTGATTTAATTGGAAAAATACTGAATCCCATATTCTTACTTTTATTGTTCTTAATTTTCTTTTTAGCATTTTTAAACCCTATGGGTGCTGCAAAAGATGCGCCACTTACAGCAGCTTATACCAACAACGCCTTCACAAATGGCTTTTTAGAAGGTTATAACACAATGGATTGTTTAGCAGCACTTGCATTTGGTATTACAGTTATTACCGCTATTCGTAATCTCGGTTTTAAAAACGAAAAAGAAGTAGCAATTACTACTATTAAAAGTGGCCTGTTTGGTATCTTAGGTATTGCTATTATTTATATTGGCTTAATCTGGCTTGGTGCTACAAGTTTACATGATTTCAAATTAAGTTCAAACGGTGGTACTGCTTTAGCACAAATTTCTCATTATTATTTAGGTACTGTTGGGGATGCATTAATTGCTGCTTTAACTACAATTACTTGTATTACCACAGCAATGGGATTAGTTGTCGCATTTGCACAAGACTTTCATAAGCGTTTTCCTAAGATCTCTTACAAAACTTTCTTAGCAATCAACTGTCTTCTTTCATTTATTATTGCTAATATGGGCTTGGATATGATCATCAGTTGGTCTACTCCTGTTTTAATGCTCCTTTATCCTTTAGCAATTTCATTAGTTATTTTAGGTATTCTTTCACCAATATTTAAAAATGATCCAGTTGTTTATAAAATAACGACTGCTTTAACTTTGATTCCCGCTTTATTCGATATGATTAATGCATTGCCAGATGTATTGCGTTCTACTTCTATAATTCAAAATATTCTTTCATACGCTCAACGTTATTTACCTATGTTTGATCTTGGCTTTAGTTGGGTAACCTTCAGCTTAGGCGGATTATTTATTGGAATAATTATTCACTTTGCTAAAAGAGCAAGTTTCACTGCAGTTGAAGACTAA
- a CDS encoding putative quinol monooxygenase, giving the protein MNLETAPILRLYKLEIDSKNREKYLQVGKDNMLTSIENEPGTVFMETGHEDEAGSINYVFECYPDMAKYNIHVNSPQYKAFAKTAANILTNRVMVELQPEFIFTNKEKMAVTEPVAYVAYLTEIGVGLGKGDEFANGVLKEMKTAVAQEEDILAMIAGTVEDQPNEWLSLEVYRSEEAYQKHVETSYFKKYLKATKYCVESKGLHKIKPDILVSQGKMSYKL; this is encoded by the coding sequence ATGAATTTAGAAACTGCACCTATTTTACGTTTATACAAATTAGAAATTGATTCTAAAAATCGAGAGAAATATCTTCAAGTAGGCAAAGATAATATGCTTACTTCTATTGAAAATGAGCCTGGAACTGTATTTATGGAAACTGGTCATGAAGATGAAGCCGGAAGTATAAATTACGTTTTTGAGTGTTATCCAGATATGGCGAAATATAATATTCATGTTAATTCACCTCAATATAAAGCATTTGCAAAGACTGCTGCTAATATATTGACTAATCGAGTCATGGTTGAGTTACAACCTGAATTTATTTTTACTAATAAAGAAAAAATGGCGGTAACTGAACCAGTTGCTTATGTAGCATATTTAACAGAAATTGGCGTTGGTCTTGGAAAGGGTGATGAATTTGCTAATGGCGTGTTAAAAGAAATGAAAACAGCTGTTGCACAAGAAGAGGACATTTTAGCAATGATCGCTGGAACAGTTGAGGATCAGCCTAATGAGTGGCTTTCTTTAGAGGTATATCGTAGCGAAGAAGCTTATCAAAAGCACGTGGAAACTAGCTATTTCAAGAAGTATCTTAAAGCTACAAAATACTGTGTTGAAAGTAAAGGCTTGCATAAAATTAAACCAGATATACTTGTTAGCCAAGGAAAAATGTCGTATAAGCTATAA
- a CDS encoding LysR family transcriptional regulator substrate-binding protein: MEQLKIAYFNQLGRKELDQAKIKFEQIYPNIKVKLISTGHDQAFEKLASGDVDLVINDFRGEENGFIKKDLTEVGVMAIVPRGSYPSGIQMIDKSDLSNLTCFIVAKPEEEVAELHLLKDIYTIKSPFIASNSVEEAALLVASGSGYFLINEIAANLIKNDSLQCLFLLDEDGKIMRQTIMAYYVKDTSCNNKFVEMLKSEY, from the coding sequence ATGGAGCAATTAAAGATTGCGTATTTTAATCAATTAGGGAGAAAAGAGCTAGATCAAGCCAAAATTAAGTTTGAGCAGATATATCCTAATATTAAGGTAAAGTTAATTAGTACAGGTCATGATCAGGCTTTTGAAAAATTAGCAAGTGGTGATGTCGATCTAGTAATTAACGATTTTCGTGGTGAAGAAAATGGCTTTATAAAAAAAGATCTTACTGAAGTTGGAGTCATGGCAATTGTCCCAAGAGGTAGTTATCCAAGCGGCATTCAAATGATCGATAAGTCTGATCTATCTAATCTGACTTGTTTTATTGTGGCTAAGCCGGAAGAAGAGGTGGCTGAGCTTCATTTGTTGAAAGATATTTATACAATTAAAAGCCCGTTTATTGCATCTAATTCAGTTGAAGAGGCTGCTTTATTAGTAGCTTCCGGTTCTGGTTATTTTTTAATTAATGAAATTGCAGCTAACTTGATCAAAAATGATTCGTTACAATGTTTATTTTTATTAGACGAAGATGGGAAAATTATGCGACAAACTATTATGGCATATTATGTTAAAGATACGTCATGTAATAATAAATTTGTCGAGATGTTAAAATCAGAATATTAA
- a CDS encoding SLAP domain-containing protein gives MLKKKIIYLAGVALFTAGLGVAANTHITEAAVANPIKQGKKLSLTRSTYVYNKDGVRVGRLKKGNLCKVYIIKVINGNSYVKVGKNRFVKQEAFLPYVKSTAKVENQIKKSSFVYDENGEKIPGKFVKRGEKVNYLGHKEINEKPFIKIGDGEYVKAFNVLTIMINN, from the coding sequence ATGTTAAAAAAGAAAATAATCTATCTTGCAGGAGTAGCATTGTTCACAGCTGGATTAGGGGTAGCAGCCAATACTCATATAACAGAAGCTGCTGTTGCTAATCCTATTAAGCAAGGAAAAAAATTAAGTTTGACTAGAAGTACATACGTCTATAATAAAGATGGTGTTAGAGTTGGACGCTTAAAGAAAGGGAATCTTTGCAAAGTTTATATCATTAAAGTGATTAATGGGAATAGTTATGTTAAGGTTGGCAAGAATAGATTTGTAAAACAAGAGGCATTTTTACCATATGTAAAATCTACGGCTAAGGTAGAGAATCAAATTAAAAAATCTTCATTTGTTTATGATGAAAATGGTGAAAAAATACCAGGCAAATTTGTCAAGCGTGGGGAAAAAGTAAACTATTTAGGTCATAAAGAAATTAATGAAAAGCCATTTATCAAAATTGGTGATGGCGAATATGTTAAAGCTTTTAATGTTTTAACTATTATGATTAATAACTAA
- a CDS encoding GNAT family N-acetyltransferase: protein MKLEKNQDNLNKIASLIEYAFLKNEDLTHDINFKSRYNHSIGYGCFNQTKLTSYIMVNQFKSEVFGNHVPMAGIGYVASYPEYRGQGHISKLMKEILQALHEQDVPFANLAPFSESFYRHYGFSNSIYQTEYRFSGKALKSFKLPRSGQIVRSNWNNLLVQNGVIQLYERQLHTDDERNTVIREDWWWNRLNTYYQNRNIAVYFDSDERPISYLIYRLQGDVFLADELYSITPQGYLALLGFMGSHVGTSKEFRMILPEDSILAELFPEQNLLDIRLRPYMMSRIIDFERILTYMKPLKDGTFNIEVINDDQCPWNIGVWQIVNKDGHVTCKHMEDGLVDYSGSITAWTQVLLGRLTMADAVKLGLITDYRVKKLDFKKGKVSFYDYF, encoded by the coding sequence ATGAAATTAGAAAAAAATCAAGACAATTTGAATAAAATTGCTTCACTAATTGAATATGCTTTTTTAAAAAATGAAGATCTAACACATGATATTAATTTTAAGAGTCGATATAATCATAGTATAGGTTATGGATGTTTTAATCAGACTAAGTTAACTAGTTATATCATGGTTAATCAGTTTAAAAGCGAGGTCTTTGGAAATCATGTTCCAATGGCAGGAATAGGTTATGTGGCATCGTATCCGGAATATCGTGGGCAAGGTCATATTTCTAAATTAATGAAAGAAATACTGCAAGCTTTACATGAACAAGATGTTCCATTTGCTAATTTGGCTCCTTTTTCTGAGAGTTTTTATCGTCATTATGGTTTTAGCAATAGCATTTATCAAACCGAATATCGCTTTTCAGGTAAAGCTTTAAAAAGTTTTAAATTACCCAGAAGTGGACAGATTGTACGAAGTAATTGGAACAATTTACTTGTGCAGAATGGTGTAATTCAGTTATATGAACGTCAACTTCATACAGATGATGAACGAAATACTGTTATTCGTGAAGACTGGTGGTGGAATAGACTAAATACTTATTATCAAAATAGAAATATTGCCGTTTATTTTGATAGTGATGAAAGACCAATTAGCTATTTAATTTATCGTCTTCAAGGGGATGTATTCTTAGCTGACGAGCTATATTCAATTACACCACAAGGTTATTTGGCATTACTTGGTTTCATGGGTTCACACGTTGGGACAAGCAAAGAATTTCGGATGATTTTGCCAGAAGATTCTATTCTTGCAGAGTTATTCCCAGAGCAAAATTTATTAGATATTCGATTGCGCCCATATATGATGAGTAGAATCATCGATTTTGAACGAATACTTACATATATGAAACCACTTAAAGATGGTACTTTTAATATTGAAGTTATTAATGATGATCAATGTCCCTGGAATATTGGTGTATGGCAAATAGTTAATAAAGATGGACATGTCACTTGTAAACATATGGAAGATGGTTTAGTTGATTATTCTGGTTCAATTACTGCTTGGACACAAGTTCTTTTAGGTAGACTAACTATGGCCGATGCTGTTAAACTGGGATTAATTACAGATTATCGAGTTAAAAAATTAGACTTTAAAAAAGGCAAAGTATCATTTTATGATTATTTCTAG
- the cls gene encoding cardiolipin synthase, with the protein MILTWDIIRRILEVLWVINIALAVWTVFRSRRSVVATWAWMLVLTILPGIGFILYLFFGRQLSHDEIFAIQEEQRKTRNHYLRQQKKMLEEHDLLPQKERVPRARMLTELNLNNDDAILTFDNKVKVYTDGPELFDQMIEDIRNAKESVSLEFYTFYADHLGNRVLAALEEAASNGAKVRIIYDVSGSRGTKPAFFDHLRELGGEAQPFISTSKKHWFTTPRLNYHLHRKLVIIDHKIGYIGGFNIGDQYVNQSKKFGHWRDTHLRVIGQSPILMEVRFAMDWNTSTRRTNLEQFKLSELKSFTIKRKDLSSIDNVAMQIVSSGPDNQHYGIRRGYEGIIAGAKEYVYIQTPYLIPEDAILESLIIAANSGVDVRIMIPCMPDHPFVYRATEYYAKYLVAHGVKVYKYNDGFIHAKTMVSGSSISSVGSANQDFRSYTLNFEVNSFNYNSALAKQLKDIFEKDLDQCTLLTNEYFAQQSSWLKFKQYFSRLLSPIF; encoded by the coding sequence ATGATCTTAACTTGGGATATTATTAGGCGAATTTTAGAAGTGCTATGGGTGATCAATATTGCTTTGGCAGTATGGACCGTATTTAGAAGTCGACGTAGCGTTGTTGCGACTTGGGCATGGATGCTTGTCTTGACGATCTTACCCGGTATTGGTTTTATTCTTTATCTTTTCTTTGGACGTCAACTATCACACGATGAAATTTTTGCCATTCAAGAAGAGCAAAGAAAAACGCGAAATCATTACTTAAGGCAACAAAAGAAAATGCTTGAAGAACATGATCTTCTTCCTCAAAAAGAACGTGTTCCTCGAGCTAGAATGTTAACTGAACTAAACTTAAATAACGATGATGCTATTTTGACTTTTGACAATAAAGTTAAAGTTTATACTGATGGTCCAGAGCTTTTCGATCAGATGATTGAAGACATAAGAAATGCTAAAGAATCTGTTAGTCTAGAATTCTATACTTTTTATGCAGATCATCTGGGAAACCGTGTATTAGCAGCTCTTGAAGAAGCTGCTAGCAACGGAGCTAAAGTTAGAATAATTTATGATGTTTCTGGTTCACGTGGTACAAAACCAGCCTTTTTTGATCATTTAAGAGAACTTGGTGGTGAAGCACAGCCCTTTATTTCAACTTCAAAAAAACACTGGTTTACTACACCACGACTTAACTACCACCTTCACCGTAAATTAGTTATTATCGATCACAAAATAGGCTACATAGGTGGGTTTAATATTGGTGATCAATACGTTAACCAATCTAAGAAGTTTGGTCATTGGCGAGATACCCATTTGCGAGTAATAGGACAATCTCCAATTTTAATGGAAGTTCGCTTTGCAATGGATTGGAATACTTCTACTAGAAGAACCAACCTTGAACAATTTAAACTCAGTGAACTTAAATCATTTACAATTAAACGAAAAGACCTCAGTTCTATCGATAATGTAGCCATGCAAATTGTATCTTCTGGACCCGATAATCAACATTATGGTATTAGGCGAGGATATGAAGGAATAATTGCCGGTGCTAAAGAATACGTTTATATCCAAACCCCATATCTAATCCCAGAAGATGCTATTCTAGAATCACTAATCATTGCTGCTAACAGTGGTGTTGACGTTAGAATTATGATTCCTTGCATGCCAGATCATCCATTTGTTTATCGGGCAACAGAATATTATGCTAAATACTTAGTTGCACATGGTGTTAAAGTCTATAAATATAATGATGGTTTTATTCATGCTAAAACTATGGTTAGCGGTTCAAGTATTTCTTCTGTGGGCTCTGCCAATCAAGATTTTCGTAGCTATACTCTGAATTTTGAGGTAAATTCATTTAACTACAATTCAGCATTAGCTAAGCAACTTAAAGACATTTTTGAAAAAGATCTTGATCAATGTACTCTTTTAACTAATGAATATTTCGCCCAACAATCATCTTGGTTGAAGTTCAAGCAATACTTCTCTAGACTACTTTCACCTATTTTTTAA
- the citX gene encoding citrate lyase holo-[acyl-carrier protein] synthase produces the protein MNIFNKGNKQDIAQVLNAKDYRVALQKAIFNKYPDQTLVDINLNIPGPIKNNQYLKNIFDKGISELENSWQKSGYKYKLVKALNEDSGCEKFYVLSLPAIQVKRSTIDFEDYTPLGRLFDADVLVKDHNTAISRKDLGQNVRKCFLCSRRAKECARSRRHSVKEMQDFISNLYIKYIENA, from the coding sequence ATGAATATTTTTAATAAAGGAAATAAACAGGATATTGCTCAGGTTTTAAATGCAAAGGATTATCGAGTCGCTTTGCAAAAAGCAATTTTTAACAAGTACCCGGATCAAACACTAGTTGATATTAATTTAAATATTCCTGGACCAATAAAAAATAATCAATATTTAAAAAATATATTTGATAAGGGAATAAGTGAACTAGAGAATAGTTGGCAAAAATCAGGTTATAAATATAAATTAGTTAAAGCATTAAATGAAGATAGTGGATGCGAAAAATTTTATGTTTTAAGTTTACCTGCAATCCAAGTTAAAAGATCAACCATTGATTTTGAAGACTATACTCCATTAGGTCGTTTATTTGATGCTGATGTATTGGTGAAAGATCATAATACCGCAATCTCACGTAAAGACTTAGGCCAAAATGTACGTAAATGCTTTTTATGTTCTCGTCGGGCTAAAGAGTGTGCACGTTCTAGACGTCATTCAGTAAAGGAAATGCAAGATTTTATTTCTAATTTATATATTAAATACATTGAAAATGCTTAA